A segment of the Roseimicrobium gellanilyticum genome:
TTCATCTTGTAGTTCGTGTCATACTCGCCCACATCCTCGTGATTGAAGATGAGGTGATGCGGCGCGACTTCGCAGGTGACCTTCACCCCCTCTTCCTTGAAGCGGCGGATGGTATTCATGCCACGCGCCGTAGTCACGTGTTGGATGTGCACATGCGTGCCGGTGTACTGCGCGATGCGGATATCACGATCCAGGCAGATCTCCTCGCTGATGGCAGGGATACCTTCGAGGCCGAGGCTGTAGCTCTTGCTGCCTTCATGCATCGAGCCCTTGCCACTGAGTTCCATGGTCTCGCAATGGCTTGCCACGATGAGACCAAAATTCTTCGCATACTCCATCGCGCGACGCAGCACCACGGGATTGCCCACCGGATAGCCGTCATCGGTGATCATCACCGCGCCAGCCGCGTGCATGGCACCGATGGCTGCGAGCTCCTTGCCCTCGCGTCCTTTCGTGATCGCACCACTGGTGTAGATGGGAATGCGGCACTTGCGCGCAGACTCCAGCACCGTCTTGATCACGCCTGCAGTGTCGATGGCGGGCGACGTGTTCGGCATCATCACGAAGCCGGTCACACCACCATTGATAGCCGCCTCGCTGCATGTGCGGATGTTTTCCTTCTGGTCCTGTCCAGGCTCGCGTGCGTGTACATGCACATCGAACAATCCCGGCAGCAGAATCTTGCCGGAGCAGTCGATGACCTCGACACCCTCTCCCGCGGCAATCGAAGGTGCCACCTGCACGATCTTGCCATCCTCCACCAGCACATCCGCACGGGTGAGCTTGGGGCTGTCTTCGCTGGCGATCTCGGCGTGTTGGAACAATCTCTTCATACAACAGCCTCCTCCGTCGCACTCCCCGGCTTCAACCAGTATAACACACTCATTCTCACCGCAATCCCATTTTCCACCTGCTGATCAATCAGGCAGCGCTCGTAGGTCATCACGTTGTCCGTCAGTTCCACACCGCGGTTCACGGGGCCGGGGTGCATGACCCAGACTCCAGCATCACGGACACGTGCGAGACGGTCGTCTGTCATGCCAAACTGGCGATGGTACTCACCGAGGCTCGGGAAGAAAGGCACATTCTGCCGCTCCATCTGCACGCGCAGGAGGTAGATGACATCCGGCTTCCACGCGTAGAGCTCCGCCCACGAGCCGAAGACCGCGATGTCCTGCGGCAGGTCGCGCGGAATGAGCGAACTCGGCGCCAACATGGCCGTATGCATGCCCATGCGGCGGCATAGGAGATTCGTGGACCGGGCCACGCGCGAGTGCTGGATGTCGCCAATGAAGGCGATACGCGCCCCGCGCACATCTCCGCCGAAGACCTCCTTCAAGGTGAACACATCCAGCAGCGCCTGAGTGGGATGGGCATGGAATCCATCACCCGCATTGATGACCGAGGCCGTGGTGTTTTTCGCGATGAGATTGGGAATGCCCGAGTTGCTGTGGCGCACCACCACATAGTCCGTGCGCATGGCTTCCAGCGTGGAGATGGTATCCAGCACGCTCTCCCCTTTCACGACTGAGGATGTGCTCACGGAGAAGTTCACCACGTCCGCCGAGAGACGGCTCGCTGCCACTTCAAAGGAAGAGCGCGTGCGTGTGCTCGGCTCGTAGAAGAGGGTCAGCACCGTGCGACCACGCAGCGTGGGGACCTTCTTCACGCTGCGCTTGAAGAGATTCTTGAACGGAACAGCGTTGGTGAGGATGAAGTCCAGTTCTTCATCCGTGAGGCTTTGGATATCCAGCAGGTCTTTACGAGGGGTCATCGACGGCCTCCTTCTGTCACATACACGGCGTCTTCGCCATCCACTTCTTCAAATCGTACGGAAACACGCTGGCCATCCGCCACTTCCACGCCCTGGCCTACATAGTCCGCACACATCGGCAGTTCCCGGCCGCCTCGGTCAATCAATACGGCCAGCTCAATCTTGCCGGGACGGCCATGGTCGAGCAACTCCTCCAGAGCCGCGCGTGAGGTACGGCCCGTGTGCATCACTTCATCGAAGAGGATGACGTGCATGCCATCCAGGTCAAAGGGGATGTCCGAGCCCACCAGCTTCGGCATGATCTCCAGCGACTTCAGGTCATCGCGATAGAGCGAGATGTCCACGCGCCCGATGCGCAGGTCTGGAAGCTTCGGCTTGAGAAGGGCATACACACGCTCAGACAGCGGCACACCGCGACGGTGAATCCCCACAAGGGCTAGATTCTTGCCCGGCTTTTTTTCCTCAATGGCGGAAGCAATGCGCTCAATGCGCTGGGCGATGTCTTGCTTCGTGAGGATCGGCTCTTTGTCCGGCATTAAAAGCCAAGTGTGTCGCGTCTGTCACCGGATGCAAGCGGAAGTGCGCACCGTTATTCCGTGCGCTTCCTCCGGCGGAAGGGGTGTAGCATCTGCCCCAGATAGCTCCGGGGGATCGGCTCGTGAATGCCAAAGGACTCAGGCTCATGGTCCGGGCAGCGGTAGGTACCGAAAAGGATGTCCATGAGCGGCGAGATGTTCGCGTAGTTCCCCGCATCACGCGCCTTGTCATGATGCCAGTGATGCAGCTCCGGAGCCCCGATGAACATACGCAGCGGACCAATGGGCAGGCGGACATTCGAGTGGATGTAGATGGCCCAGATGCCCCGGAAGGCGATGAAACCCGCCAGCGTTTCCAGCGGGAATCCCAAG
Coding sequences within it:
- a CDS encoding dihydroorotase; translated protein: MKRLFQHAEIASEDSPKLTRADVLVEDGKIVQVAPSIAAGEGVEVIDCSGKILLPGLFDVHVHAREPGQDQKENIRTCSEAAINGGVTGFVMMPNTSPAIDTAGVIKTVLESARKCRIPIYTSGAITKGREGKELAAIGAMHAAGAVMITDDGYPVGNPVVLRRAMEYAKNFGLIVASHCETMELSGKGSMHEGSKSYSLGLEGIPAISEEICLDRDIRIAQYTGTHVHIQHVTTARGMNTIRRFKEEGVKVTCEVAPHHLIFNHEDVGEYDTNYKMNPPLRTKEDNAALLQGLIDGVFDVIATDHAPHTEFEKNSDFGSAPFGITGLETALPSLYHYFIKDGKFGWDLVVKRYSAEPRRLLGHAPVPIEEGGTAEFIVFNPGATSTFSRDFMKSKSINTPFINKTLQGRVDTVVLGNEVLLSR
- a CDS encoding aspartate carbamoyltransferase catalytic subunit → MTPRKDLLDIQSLTDEELDFILTNAVPFKNLFKRSVKKVPTLRGRTVLTLFYEPSTRTRSSFEVAASRLSADVVNFSVSTSSVVKGESVLDTISTLEAMRTDYVVVRHSNSGIPNLIAKNTTASVINAGDGFHAHPTQALLDVFTLKEVFGGDVRGARIAFIGDIQHSRVARSTNLLCRRMGMHTAMLAPSSLIPRDLPQDIAVFGSWAELYAWKPDVIYLLRVQMERQNVPFFPSLGEYHRQFGMTDDRLARVRDAGVWVMHPGPVNRGVELTDNVMTYERCLIDQQVENGIAVRMSVLYWLKPGSATEEAVV
- the pyrR gene encoding bifunctional pyr operon transcriptional regulator/uracil phosphoribosyltransferase PyrR, with translation MPDKEPILTKQDIAQRIERIASAIEEKKPGKNLALVGIHRRGVPLSERVYALLKPKLPDLRIGRVDISLYRDDLKSLEIMPKLVGSDIPFDLDGMHVILFDEVMHTGRTSRAALEELLDHGRPGKIELAVLIDRGGRELPMCADYVGQGVEVADGQRVSVRFEEVDGEDAVYVTEGGRR